Proteins encoded within one genomic window of Labrys wisconsinensis:
- a CDS encoding ABC transporter permease, protein MNAWHAAFLDWSGRNRWVWSAIGILILWAVLSLVTSQVSLSSLSGVAVSASFLTLIALGQTAVVTTGRGNVDLSIASVMTLSAYCALIVVGGQDGRLPFGLAATLGLGLAVGGINAALVVIARIPAIIATLATGYVLATATLLANRAIPGFAIAPTLRSVATERVGGMPIMVMLAVVTVGLATILFNRTAYGRTLSAVGQNLRAARLSGVRTGRVVASAFVASSVLAAFTGLLLGAYVGGAFLEMGQPYLLQSLGAVVLGGTLIFGGSATALGTMLGSVLLILIVTTMQIAGLPPGTQDMVQGVVIIAVLAMAGGSVIRRRSRARLAGGRA, encoded by the coding sequence ATGAACGCCTGGCACGCCGCCTTCCTCGACTGGTCCGGCCGCAACCGCTGGGTCTGGTCGGCGATCGGCATCCTCATCCTGTGGGCGGTGCTGTCGCTGGTCACCAGCCAGGTCTCGCTCTCCAGCCTGTCCGGCGTGGCGGTCTCGGCCTCCTTCCTCACCCTGATCGCCCTCGGGCAGACCGCCGTGGTGACGACCGGGCGCGGCAATGTCGATCTGTCCATCGCCAGCGTCATGACGCTGAGCGCCTATTGCGCCCTCATCGTCGTCGGCGGCCAGGACGGGCGGCTGCCGTTCGGCCTCGCCGCCACGCTCGGCCTCGGCCTTGCCGTCGGCGGCATCAACGCCGCGCTGGTGGTCATCGCCCGCATCCCGGCGATCATCGCGACGCTCGCGACCGGCTATGTGCTGGCGACCGCCACGCTGCTCGCCAACCGCGCCATCCCGGGCTTCGCCATTGCGCCGACGCTGCGCAGCGTGGCGACGGAGCGTGTCGGCGGCATGCCGATCATGGTGATGCTCGCGGTCGTGACGGTGGGCCTCGCCACCATCCTGTTCAACCGCACCGCCTATGGCCGGACCCTGTCGGCCGTGGGCCAGAACCTGCGGGCCGCGCGCCTCTCCGGCGTGCGCACCGGGCGGGTGGTGGCGAGCGCCTTCGTCGCGAGCTCCGTGCTGGCGGCCTTTACCGGCCTCTTGCTCGGCGCCTATGTCGGCGGCGCCTTCCTGGAGATGGGCCAGCCCTATCTCCTGCAGTCGCTCGGCGCGGTGGTGCTCGGCGGCACCCTGATCTTCGGCGGATCGGCCACGGCGCTCGGCACGATGCTCGGCAGCGTGCTCCTGATCCTCATCGTCACCACCATGCAGATCGCCGGGCTGCCGCCGGGCACGCAGGACATGGTCCAGGGCGTCGTCATCATCGCCGTGCTGGCCATGGCGGGAGGCTCCGTGATCCGCCGGCGGTCCAGGGCGCGCCTGGCCGGCGGCCGGGCCTGA
- the oiaX gene encoding 3-oxo-isoapionate-4-phosphate decarboxylase OiaX, which translates to MTQSCIRLTYRIETAGDVQALAAKIASDQSTGTFVPVPGETPELKARVAARVVGLRPLEPLAVPSFPAEPGTPPGTRYNRADADIEFPIEAVGTDLAALTTIAIGGVYSIKGFSGIRIVDMQLPAEFAAAHPGPQFGVPGSRALTGVTDRPIIGTIVKPALGLRPHETAALVRELVEAGVDFIKDDEKLMSPAYSSLADRVKAIMPIILDHEQKTGAKVMYAFGISHADPDEMMRNHDIVAEAGGNCAVINVNSIGFGGFAFLRKRSRLVLHAHRNGWDILTRHPGLGMEFKVYQQFWRLLGVDQLQINGIRVKYWEPDESFIRSFHDISTPLFSAADCPLPVVGSGQWGGQAPETYARTGQTQDLLYLCGGGIVSHPGGPAAGVRAVQQAWQAAVAGIALETYAREHRELAQSIEKFGDGRDA; encoded by the coding sequence ATGACGCAATCCTGCATCCGCCTGACCTACCGCATCGAGACGGCGGGCGACGTCCAGGCGCTGGCCGCCAAGATCGCCAGCGACCAGTCGACCGGCACCTTCGTGCCCGTCCCCGGCGAGACGCCGGAACTGAAGGCCCGGGTCGCGGCCAGGGTCGTCGGCCTGCGGCCCCTGGAGCCGCTGGCGGTGCCGAGCTTCCCCGCCGAGCCGGGCACCCCGCCCGGCACGCGCTACAACCGGGCCGATGCCGATATCGAGTTTCCGATCGAGGCCGTCGGCACCGACCTCGCCGCGCTGACGACCATCGCCATCGGCGGCGTCTACTCGATCAAGGGCTTTTCCGGCATCCGCATCGTCGACATGCAGCTGCCGGCCGAATTCGCCGCGGCCCATCCCGGCCCGCAATTCGGCGTTCCCGGCAGCCGTGCCCTGACCGGCGTCACGGACCGGCCGATCATCGGCACCATCGTCAAGCCGGCGCTCGGCCTGCGTCCGCACGAGACCGCCGCGCTGGTGCGCGAGCTGGTCGAGGCCGGCGTCGATTTCATCAAGGACGACGAGAAGCTGATGAGCCCGGCCTATTCCAGCCTGGCCGACCGGGTGAAGGCGATCATGCCGATCATCCTCGACCACGAGCAGAAGACCGGCGCCAAGGTGATGTATGCCTTCGGCATCTCGCATGCCGACCCCGACGAGATGATGCGCAACCACGACATCGTCGCCGAGGCCGGCGGCAATTGCGCGGTGATCAACGTCAACTCCATCGGCTTCGGCGGCTTCGCCTTCCTGCGCAAGCGCTCGCGCCTGGTGCTGCACGCCCATCGCAACGGCTGGGACATCCTGACCCGCCATCCCGGCCTCGGCATGGAGTTCAAGGTCTACCAGCAGTTCTGGCGCCTGCTCGGCGTCGACCAGCTCCAGATCAACGGCATCCGCGTCAAATATTGGGAGCCGGACGAGTCCTTCATCCGCTCCTTCCACGACATCTCGACGCCGCTGTTCTCAGCCGCGGACTGCCCGCTGCCGGTGGTCGGCTCGGGCCAGTGGGGCGGCCAGGCGCCGGAGACCTACGCCCGAACCGGCCAGACGCAGGACCTGCTCTATCTGTGTGGCGGCGGCATCGTCAGCCATCCCGGCGGCCCGGCGGCGGGCGTCAGGGCGGTGCAGCAGGCCTGGCAGGCCGCCGTGGCCGGCATTGCGCTGGAGACCTATGCCCGCGAGCATCGCGAGCTCGCCCAGTCGATCGAGAAGTTCGGAGACGGCCGCGATGCGTAA
- a CDS encoding four-carbon acid sugar kinase family protein: MSDLLLSYYGDDLTGSTDVMEAMASHGVPTVLFIREPTPEQRRRFADCRAIGLAGTSRSETPDWMEAHLTPALAWLKTLEARFCHYKVCSTFDSHPDVGSIGRAVEIGQRVFGQRRVPLVVGAPQLRRYTAFGTLFAAYQGATYRIDRHPVMSRHPVTPMAEADLTRHLALQTDRPIGLVDLAALQAPDVDAAVDAALAGGGEIVLFDVADPATQRAVGRQLLRLYRGPSFVAGSSGVEYALLAAWTADTTVPDKAEFASPGKADRIAVVSGSCSPTTERQIRHAVGHGFDDIALDPRDLIGGDVENAVAAAIARGLDSLASGRSVILYTALGPATDLGGEIDRESEGRHRIGRRLGEIQRALVARAGLKRAVIAGGDTSSHALRELGIYALTTRLPLPQTPGSPLCRAYSEDAAFDGLEIALKGGQVGRDDYFSQIRDGLA; this comes from the coding sequence ATGAGCGACCTGCTGCTGTCCTATTACGGCGACGACCTCACCGGCTCCACCGACGTGATGGAGGCGATGGCCTCCCATGGCGTGCCGACCGTCCTGTTCATCCGCGAGCCGACGCCGGAGCAGCGCCGGCGCTTCGCCGATTGCCGGGCCATCGGCCTCGCCGGGACCAGCCGCAGCGAGACGCCGGACTGGATGGAGGCGCATCTGACCCCGGCCCTCGCCTGGCTGAAGACGCTCGAGGCGCGGTTCTGCCACTACAAGGTCTGCTCGACCTTCGATTCCCATCCTGATGTCGGCAGCATCGGCCGCGCCGTCGAGATCGGCCAGCGCGTCTTCGGCCAGCGGCGCGTCCCCCTGGTGGTCGGCGCGCCGCAGCTCAGGCGCTACACCGCCTTCGGCACGCTGTTCGCGGCCTATCAGGGCGCGACCTACCGGATCGACCGCCATCCCGTGATGAGCCGCCACCCCGTGACGCCGATGGCGGAGGCGGACCTCACCCGCCACCTGGCGCTGCAGACGGACAGGCCGATCGGCCTCGTCGACCTCGCCGCCCTGCAGGCGCCGGACGTGGATGCGGCCGTCGACGCGGCCCTGGCCGGCGGGGGCGAGATCGTGCTGTTCGACGTGGCCGATCCGGCGACGCAGCGCGCCGTCGGCCGCCAGCTTCTGCGCCTCTACCGCGGGCCGAGCTTCGTCGCCGGATCCTCGGGGGTGGAATATGCCCTGCTCGCGGCCTGGACGGCGGACACCACGGTGCCTGACAAGGCCGAGTTCGCGTCGCCCGGCAAGGCCGACCGCATCGCCGTGGTCTCGGGAAGCTGCTCGCCGACGACCGAACGGCAGATCCGCCATGCCGTCGGCCACGGCTTCGACGATATCGCCCTCGATCCGCGCGATCTGATCGGTGGCGACGTCGAGAATGCGGTCGCGGCTGCCATCGCGCGCGGCCTCGACAGCCTCGCCTCGGGGCGCAGCGTCATCCTCTACACCGCGCTCGGGCCCGCCACCGATCTCGGCGGCGAGATCGATCGGGAGAGCGAGGGGCGCCATCGCATCGGCCGGCGGCTGGGCGAGATCCAGCGGGCGCTGGTCGCTCGCGCTGGGCTGAAGCGCGCTGTCATCGCCGGCGGTGACACGTCCAGCCATGCCCTGCGCGAGCTCGGCATCTATGCGCTCACCACCCGCCTGCCGCTGCCGCAGACGCCGGGCTCGCCGCTCTGCCGGGCCTATAGCGAGGATGCCGCCTTCGACGGCCTGGAGATCGCGCTCAAGGGTGGCCAGGTCGGACGGGACGACTATTTCAGCCAGATCCGCGACGGCCTCGCCTGA
- a CDS encoding allantoate amidohydrolase, with translation MTAGPILDIEALGRRAEAMIRALAAISAEEGRITRLYLTPEHRRAADLVASWMQAAGLVVSEDALGTVRGRLPAEAERQGANGARRLLLGSHIDTVIDAGAYDGNLGVVAGILAAEHIARSRGAMPFGIDVLAFGDEEGSRFPATLLCSGAVAGHFDPGALAVESVDGITLEAALRAYGGDPGAIAQAACDPAEAAAYVEVHIEQGPVLEAEGEALGVVTAIAGQTRLSVTVVGEAGHAGTVPMALRRDALAASAEIMGLVEAIGRDNAADFTVATVGKLTLSPGASNVIPARVVFTVDLRSQTDTVREAALTRLRDGVEAIAARRRVTAWMERVHEVGATACDAGLQAGLGAAIEAGGGRALRLASGAGHDGQAMGRLCPIAMLFVRCRGGVSHNPAEFVSTADMGRAVAALIRFVEGFGG, from the coding sequence GTGACGGCCGGTCCCATCCTCGACATCGAAGCCCTCGGCCGGCGTGCCGAAGCGATGATCCGGGCGCTGGCGGCGATCAGCGCGGAGGAGGGGCGCATCACCCGCCTCTATCTCACGCCGGAGCACCGGCGCGCCGCCGACCTCGTCGCCAGCTGGATGCAGGCGGCCGGGCTCGTCGTGAGCGAGGACGCGCTCGGCACGGTGCGCGGGCGCCTGCCGGCCGAGGCGGAGCGGCAGGGCGCCAACGGCGCCCGGCGCCTGCTCCTCGGCTCGCATATCGACACGGTCATCGATGCCGGCGCCTATGACGGCAATCTCGGCGTGGTGGCCGGCATCCTGGCGGCCGAGCATATCGCCCGCAGCCGCGGCGCCATGCCCTTCGGCATCGACGTGCTCGCCTTCGGCGACGAGGAGGGCTCCCGCTTTCCCGCGACGCTCTTGTGCTCGGGCGCCGTCGCCGGCCATTTCGACCCCGGCGCCCTGGCTGTCGAATCTGTCGACGGCATCACGCTGGAGGCGGCGCTGCGCGCCTATGGCGGGGATCCCGGCGCCATTGCGCAGGCGGCCTGCGATCCGGCCGAGGCCGCCGCCTATGTCGAAGTGCATATCGAGCAGGGGCCGGTGCTGGAGGCCGAGGGCGAGGCGCTGGGCGTGGTCACCGCCATCGCCGGCCAGACACGGCTCTCCGTCACCGTGGTCGGCGAGGCCGGCCATGCCGGGACCGTGCCGATGGCGCTCAGGCGCGACGCGCTGGCGGCCTCGGCCGAGATCATGGGGCTGGTCGAGGCGATCGGCCGCGACAATGCCGCGGACTTCACGGTCGCCACCGTCGGCAAGCTCACCCTGTCGCCGGGGGCCTCCAACGTCATCCCGGCACGGGTGGTGTTCACCGTCGACCTGCGCTCGCAGACCGACACGGTGCGCGAGGCGGCGCTCACGCGTCTGCGCGACGGCGTCGAGGCGATCGCCGCACGCCGCCGCGTCACCGCCTGGATGGAGCGCGTCCACGAGGTCGGCGCCACCGCCTGCGACGCGGGATTGCAGGCCGGCCTGGGGGCGGCGATCGAGGCGGGCGGCGGGCGGGCGTTGCGGCTCGCTTCCGGCGCCGGCCATGACGGCCAGGCCATGGGCCGGCTCTGCCCGATCGCCATGCTGTTCGTGCGCTGCAGGGGCGGCGTCAGCCACAACCCCGCCGAGTTCGTCTCGACGGCGGACATGGGCCGGGCCGTGGCCGCGCTGATCCGCTTCGTCGAGGGCTTCGGCGGCTGA
- a CDS encoding ATP-binding cassette domain-containing protein: MAASGLSVSDSPAEASPAAAAPVVSLVGITKAFGPTLANCDVSLAIARGDVVGLVGGNGAGKSTLMRALCGVARPDSGTIAFGGEALSFDAYDTGQAQARGIRIVHQELSLCANLSVAENFFLEAPEAARPRPGWRAAYRGRARAALDAVFPGNGIDVDREVGQLPIGERQMVEIARAVATPGVRLVILDEPTSSLGLERSRQLRGFIHARAAEGLAFIFISHKLFEIIDVANRVAVLRNGRLIWEGETGRTTVPDLVRLMGGEAAAHDGRPHRARAAPGDVLVRLSGDVTAALGRDVELRRGEIVGLAGLEGSGQKVLLHNVFAPGRADSAGVRRLAPAAFVSGDRQREGVFPLWTVLANIGLARIAGGAGLELLSQTAEQAAARPAAERLRLDADRLASNILDLSGGNQQKALVARALACDAPIILLDDPTRGVDVAAKRDFYAVTRDIAEADRLVLWHSTEDLEFLECDRVLVFANGRIVRDLGPGEISEQAIVDASFTPADAGAPAAAAARHHDGSRAWAGRLVGAAPFLSLALVLAVMVLANPRTASVFGLDLLLMPAVPLVLVALGQMFVIGGSEIDLGAGAFAGLANVISATLLFDTPAFGLVALAGTLVLYGVLGAVIQLRRIPAIVVTLGASFIWTGLAYTLQPTPGGASPDWLTALFAWSVPGVPSSLLIIGLIAILALTIDRSPLGVTLRAFGNNPAAMARGGWPAPTYAAIRYVLAGLFGMAAGLSLTAINTASDFNAGSTYTLLGVAAAVIGGCSLIGGRISAPGVVAGAVTLSLIGALLGMLGVSSDFNAAVQGILLLAILAMRTAVAHGRDEE, translated from the coding sequence ATGGCCGCATCCGGTCTGAGCGTTTCGGATAGTCCGGCCGAGGCCTCGCCCGCCGCTGCCGCACCGGTGGTCAGCCTCGTCGGCATCACCAAGGCCTTCGGGCCGACGCTCGCCAATTGCGACGTCTCCCTCGCCATCGCCCGCGGCGACGTGGTCGGCCTGGTCGGCGGCAACGGCGCCGGCAAGAGCACGCTGATGCGGGCCCTGTGCGGCGTCGCGCGGCCGGATTCCGGCACCATCGCCTTCGGCGGCGAGGCGCTCTCCTTCGATGCCTACGACACCGGGCAGGCGCAGGCGCGCGGCATCCGCATCGTGCACCAGGAATTGTCGCTGTGCGCCAATCTCAGCGTCGCCGAGAACTTCTTCCTGGAGGCGCCGGAGGCCGCGCGCCCCAGGCCCGGCTGGCGCGCCGCCTATCGCGGCCGCGCCCGCGCGGCGCTCGACGCCGTCTTCCCCGGCAACGGCATCGATGTCGACCGCGAGGTCGGACAATTGCCGATCGGCGAGCGCCAGATGGTCGAGATCGCCCGCGCCGTGGCGACGCCGGGCGTGCGCCTGGTCATCCTGGACGAGCCGACCTCCTCGCTCGGCCTGGAACGCAGCCGCCAGCTGCGCGGCTTCATCCATGCGCGGGCGGCCGAGGGCCTCGCCTTCATCTTCATCAGCCACAAGCTGTTCGAGATCATCGACGTCGCCAATCGCGTCGCCGTGCTGCGCAACGGCCGGCTGATCTGGGAGGGTGAGACGGGGCGGACCACGGTCCCCGACCTGGTGCGGCTGATGGGCGGCGAGGCCGCCGCCCATGACGGCCGGCCCCACCGCGCCCGCGCCGCGCCCGGCGACGTGCTGGTGCGTCTGAGCGGCGACGTCACGGCCGCGCTCGGCCGGGATGTCGAGCTGCGCCGGGGCGAGATCGTCGGCCTGGCAGGCCTGGAAGGCAGCGGCCAGAAGGTGCTGCTGCACAACGTCTTTGCGCCGGGTCGCGCCGACAGTGCCGGGGTGAGGCGCCTGGCGCCGGCGGCCTTCGTCTCCGGCGACCGCCAGCGCGAGGGCGTGTTTCCACTCTGGACGGTGCTCGCCAATATCGGCCTCGCCCGCATCGCCGGGGGCGCCGGCCTCGAGCTCCTGTCGCAGACGGCCGAGCAGGCCGCCGCCCGCCCGGCGGCCGAGCGCCTGCGCCTCGATGCCGATCGGCTCGCCTCCAACATCCTCGACCTCAGCGGCGGCAACCAGCAGAAGGCGCTCGTCGCCCGGGCTTTGGCCTGCGACGCGCCGATCATCCTCCTGGACGATCCGACCCGCGGCGTCGACGTCGCCGCCAAGCGCGACTTCTACGCCGTCACCCGCGACATCGCCGAGGCCGACCGGCTGGTGCTCTGGCACTCGACGGAAGACCTGGAATTCCTCGAATGCGACCGCGTGCTGGTGTTCGCCAATGGCCGCATCGTCCGCGACCTCGGGCCGGGCGAGATCAGCGAGCAGGCGATCGTCGACGCCTCGTTCACGCCCGCCGATGCGGGCGCGCCCGCCGCGGCCGCGGCCCGGCATCACGACGGCTCCCGCGCCTGGGCCGGGCGCCTGGTCGGCGCCGCGCCATTCCTCAGCCTGGCGCTGGTGCTGGCGGTCATGGTGCTGGCCAATCCGCGCACCGCCTCGGTGTTCGGCCTCGACCTCCTCCTGATGCCTGCCGTGCCGCTGGTGCTGGTGGCGCTCGGGCAGATGTTCGTGATCGGCGGCAGCGAGATCGACCTCGGCGCCGGCGCCTTCGCCGGCCTCGCCAACGTGATCAGCGCCACGCTGCTGTTCGACACGCCCGCGTTCGGCCTCGTCGCCCTCGCCGGCACGCTGGTCCTCTATGGCGTGCTCGGCGCGGTGATCCAGCTGCGCCGGATCCCGGCCATCGTGGTGACGCTCGGCGCCTCCTTCATCTGGACAGGCCTGGCCTACACGCTGCAGCCGACGCCCGGCGGTGCCAGCCCGGACTGGCTGACCGCCCTGTTCGCCTGGTCGGTGCCCGGCGTGCCGAGCTCGCTGCTGATCATCGGCCTGATCGCCATCCTCGCGCTGACCATCGATCGCTCGCCCCTCGGCGTGACGCTGCGGGCCTTCGGCAACAATCCGGCGGCCATGGCGCGCGGCGGCTGGCCGGCGCCGACCTATGCGGCGATCCGCTATGTCCTCGCCGGGCTGTTCGGCATGGCGGCCGGCCTGTCACTGACCGCCATCAACACCGCCAGCGACTTCAACGCCGGCAGCACCTACACCCTGCTCGGCGTCGCCGCCGCGGTGATCGGCGGCTGCAGCCTGATCGGCGGCCGGATCTCGGCGCCGGGCGTGGTCGCCGGCGCCGTCACCCTGTCGCTGATCGGCGCCCTGCTCGGCATGCTCGGCGTCAGCTCGGACTTCAATGCCGCGGTCCAGGGCATTCTCCTGCTGGCGATCCTGGCGATGCGCACGGCCGTGGCCCATGGGAGGGACGAGGAATGA
- the uraD gene encoding 2-oxo-4-hydroxy-4-carboxy-5-ureidoimidazoline decarboxylase, which yields MTLDDVNALSAPAFLAAFGDIAEHSPWVAERAGRARPYAGREAMVDAFQAVVAGAARAEQEALIRAHPDLAGKAALAGTVAAASRREQAGAGLDTLTPEEFARFQDLNTRYVARFGFPFILAVKGATKHRILEAFEQRIGGAREEEFWTALAQVMRIVRFRLEDKVEAPDGGMSR from the coding sequence ATGACCCTCGACGACGTCAATGCCCTGTCCGCACCTGCTTTCCTGGCAGCCTTCGGCGATATCGCCGAGCATTCGCCCTGGGTGGCGGAGCGGGCTGGCCGGGCCCGTCCCTATGCCGGGCGCGAAGCCATGGTCGACGCCTTCCAGGCTGTTGTCGCCGGCGCCGCGCGGGCCGAGCAGGAGGCGCTGATCCGGGCGCATCCCGATCTCGCCGGCAAGGCCGCCCTGGCCGGCACGGTGGCCGCAGCCTCGCGCCGCGAGCAGGCCGGCGCCGGCCTCGACACGCTGACGCCCGAAGAATTCGCCCGCTTCCAGGACCTCAACACCCGCTATGTCGCCCGCTTCGGCTTCCCCTTCATCCTGGCCGTCAAGGGCGCCACCAAGCACCGCATCCTCGAAGCCTTCGAGCAGCGCATCGGCGGCGCCCGCGAGGAGGAGTTCTGGACCGCGCTGGCGCAGGTGATGCGCATCGTCCGCTTCCGGCTGGAGGACAAGGTCGAGGCTCCGGATGGCGGGATGTCGCGGTGA
- the derI gene encoding D-erythrulose-4-phosphate isomerase has product MKIALGADSAGKPLLDVIAAHLKGKPGLEVTDLSQSGTYAGTAEGVAAAVAAGEYERGILFCGTGIGVAISANKVPGIRAAQTHDTYSAERAAKSNNAQIITMGARVIGPELAKAIADTWLASSFDPQGPSAGNVEAIDGLDAKYARRAG; this is encoded by the coding sequence ATGAAAATCGCCCTCGGTGCCGACAGCGCCGGCAAGCCGCTTCTCGACGTCATCGCCGCCCATCTCAAGGGCAAGCCCGGCCTGGAGGTCACCGACCTCAGCCAGTCCGGCACTTATGCCGGCACGGCCGAAGGCGTGGCCGCCGCCGTCGCCGCGGGCGAGTACGAGCGCGGCATCCTGTTCTGCGGCACCGGCATCGGCGTCGCCATCTCGGCCAACAAGGTGCCGGGCATCCGCGCCGCACAGACCCACGACACCTATTCGGCCGAGCGGGCCGCCAAGTCGAACAACGCCCAGATCATCACCATGGGCGCACGGGTGATCGGGCCGGAGCTGGCCAAGGCGATCGCCGACACCTGGCTCGCCTCCTCCTTCGACCCCCAGGGGCCCTCGGCCGGCAATGTCGAGGCCATCGACGGGCTCGACGCCAAATATGCCAGGCGTGCGGGATGA
- the tpiA gene encoding triose-phosphate isomerase: protein MRKPMAGTGWKMNHTAAETADYAERLKAILAPGIADSLDIFVLPPFTALHAAQRHFAGSSVAYGGQNMHWDLYGAWTGEISAPMLVEAGCRYVELAHSERLAHFGETYELVRRKLDAALAEGLTPILCLGETGEDKRQGRTVTVLAEQLATALTGQPAERVPEVVLAYEPRWAIGAAAAASPGHVAACHTALRTLLTERYGEDVADRTRIIHGGSVTPENGEELIRLPDVDGLFVGRAAWSPEGFARIVDIVHRAAQERVPS, encoded by the coding sequence ATGCGTAAGCCGATGGCCGGCACCGGCTGGAAGATGAACCACACCGCCGCCGAGACGGCCGACTATGCCGAGCGGCTGAAAGCCATTCTCGCGCCCGGCATCGCCGACAGCCTCGACATCTTCGTGCTGCCGCCGTTCACCGCGCTGCACGCGGCGCAGCGGCATTTCGCCGGCTCGTCGGTCGCCTATGGCGGACAGAACATGCACTGGGACCTCTACGGCGCCTGGACCGGCGAGATCTCGGCGCCGATGCTGGTGGAGGCGGGCTGCCGCTATGTCGAGCTCGCCCATTCCGAGCGCCTGGCCCATTTCGGCGAGACCTACGAGCTGGTGCGCCGCAAGCTCGACGCCGCCCTCGCCGAAGGGCTGACCCCCATCCTCTGTCTCGGCGAAACCGGCGAGGACAAGCGCCAGGGGCGCACCGTGACCGTGCTGGCCGAGCAGCTCGCCACCGCCCTCACCGGCCAGCCGGCGGAGCGCGTGCCGGAGGTCGTCCTGGCCTACGAGCCGCGCTGGGCCATCGGCGCCGCCGCGGCCGCCTCCCCCGGACACGTCGCCGCCTGCCATACCGCGCTGCGCACGCTCTTGACGGAGCGCTACGGCGAGGACGTCGCGGACAGGACCCGCATCATCCATGGCGGCTCGGTCACGCCGGAGAACGGCGAGGAGCTGATCCGCCTGCCCGACGTCGACGGGCTGTTCGTCGGCCGCGCCGCCTGGTCGCCGGAGGGCTTCGCCCGCATCGTCGACATCGTCCATCGAGCCGCCCAGGAAAGGGTCCCGTCATGA
- a CDS encoding transcriptional regulator NanR, protein MASASDPIVRRKLSDEVFDRLKLMITSGDLQPGDAMPSERDLMERFGVGRPAIREAMQALSKIGLLTISHGERAKVRLLTARSIFQQVDQSAHIMLATSRDSLEHLKEARRFFERGMVRDAAKKASAREVEGLRATLERQRQSLGEAEAFITADMRFHTQIAAVSGNPIFEAVSEAMLGWLRQYHTDMLIWTGKEKYTLTEHEEILRHIAAHDADAAEQAMVKHLDRSASLYIHQAG, encoded by the coding sequence ATGGCCTCAGCTTCCGATCCCATCGTCCGCCGCAAGCTCTCGGACGAGGTGTTCGACCGCCTGAAGCTGATGATCACCAGCGGCGACCTGCAGCCCGGCGACGCCATGCCGTCCGAGCGCGACCTGATGGAGCGCTTCGGCGTCGGACGTCCTGCCATCCGCGAAGCCATGCAGGCACTGAGCAAGATCGGCCTCCTCACCATCTCGCACGGCGAGCGGGCCAAGGTGCGGCTCCTGACCGCGCGATCCATCTTCCAGCAGGTCGACCAGTCCGCCCACATCATGCTGGCGACCTCGCGCGATTCGCTGGAGCATCTCAAGGAGGCCCGGCGCTTCTTCGAGCGCGGCATGGTGCGCGATGCGGCCAAGAAGGCGAGCGCGCGCGAGGTCGAGGGCCTGCGCGCGACCCTGGAGCGCCAGCGCCAGAGCCTGGGGGAGGCCGAAGCCTTCATCACCGCCGACATGCGCTTCCACACCCAGATCGCCGCCGTATCGGGCAATCCGATCTTCGAGGCGGTCAGCGAGGCGATGCTGGGCTGGCTCCGGCAATACCACACCGACATGCTGATCTGGACCGGCAAGGAGAAGTACACGCTCACCGAGCACGAGGAGATCCTCCGCCACATCGCCGCGCACGACGCCGACGCGGCCGAGCAGGCGATGGTCAAGCATCTCGACCGCTCCGCCAGCCTGTACATCCACCAGGCCGGCTGA